Proteins encoded together in one Chitinophaga sp. LS1 window:
- a CDS encoding efflux RND transporter permease subunit, with the protein MNLIRSALRKPITILVIVAALFFFGVGAVRTIKVDIFPKLDLPVMYISHPFGGYTPTQMEAFFGKQYVNILLYVNGIKTIETKNIQGLSLLKVSFYPGTNMAQAQAELAAFCNRAQAIFPPGSQPPFILRFDASTLPVGNLVLSSDKRNNNELLDLANTYVRSSFTQIPGLLSAPPFGGNIRTVVIKVDPTLLRSHNMTPDQVVEALRLNNQVSPSGNVRIGDKNFITPVNTTIHTIKDFEDIPLFRGGAQTLFLRDVATVEDGADITAGYALVNGRRSIYLSVAKNGDASTWDVVQKLKAAIPRFQAQLPDDVKLSFEFDQSVYVINAVKSLISEGTIGAVLTGLMVLLFLGDPRGALIVILTIPTSIIAAVLCLKLAGQTINIMTLSGLALAIGILVDESTVTIENIHQHLDMGKPKGLAIWDACKEIAFPKLLILFCILAVFAPAFTMGGIPGSLFLPLALAIGFAMIVSYFLAQTFVPVMANWLMKEHGHGTPQDYKPDGLEEDTWDEKKMLVEHPHGGHDAPLTKFDKFRNRFMRFMERIFPARKLIVTVYIIGGLGLVVLLLNHIGRDVLPHSNGGQFQLRLRAPDGTRAEVTEAKTLKTINMIRDLVGPENVSITSAYIGQHPGLFSTAPIYLWMAGPQEAVIQVALKEEYKTNIDELKDKIRAKLKQVEPDVKPSFEPIELTEKILSQGSPTPIEVRFSGRNRKQAEQYANKMIARLKEIPFLRDVQLGQSTKYPSLKIEIDRLRASQLGIDLATISRTITASTSSSRYTEKNVWVDEKQNLSYNVQVEIPENKMTDIHAIEELPLLPNSARPVLGDVATITPDTTLGEADNLGAMPTLSVTANLNNIDLGTATTEVNKAIKSLGEMPRGLNVDLIGLTSTLTDTLDSLQNGLVIAIIVIFLMLAANFQSFKVSAVVLASVPAVLLGSLSLLIITGSTLNLQSYMGIIMSVGVSISNAVLMVTNAEQLRRHNGDALLSAKEAVALRLRPILMTSLAMVAGMIPMASGLGETGDQTSPLGRAVIGGLIASTFSTLFLLPLVFAWAQGKASTKSVSLDPEDKESKNYVPSLYE; encoded by the coding sequence ATGAACCTGATAAGATCAGCATTACGCAAACCCATCACCATCCTGGTGATCGTGGCCGCCCTGTTCTTCTTCGGCGTAGGCGCGGTTAGGACCATCAAGGTGGATATCTTTCCAAAGCTGGACCTTCCGGTGATGTATATATCGCACCCGTTTGGTGGTTACACACCTACCCAGATGGAAGCATTCTTTGGTAAACAATATGTAAACATCCTCCTCTATGTAAATGGTATCAAAACCATAGAGACGAAAAATATACAGGGTCTCTCACTCCTGAAAGTGAGTTTTTATCCGGGTACTAACATGGCACAGGCACAGGCGGAGCTCGCAGCCTTCTGTAACCGGGCCCAGGCCATCTTTCCACCTGGGTCGCAACCGCCATTTATTCTTCGCTTTGACGCCTCTACCCTGCCTGTAGGTAACCTGGTATTGAGCAGCGACAAGCGTAATAACAACGAACTGCTGGACCTCGCAAATACTTATGTGCGTTCGTCCTTTACACAGATCCCAGGTCTGTTGTCCGCCCCTCCTTTTGGTGGTAATATCCGTACCGTGGTGATCAAAGTGGATCCTACTTTGCTCCGCTCTCACAATATGACACCTGACCAGGTAGTTGAAGCCCTTCGCCTCAACAACCAGGTGTCTCCTTCCGGTAACGTGCGTATAGGTGATAAGAACTTTATCACCCCCGTAAACACGACCATCCATACTATAAAAGATTTCGAAGACATTCCGCTCTTCAGAGGTGGTGCACAAACACTCTTCCTTCGCGACGTTGCGACGGTAGAAGATGGTGCGGACATCACTGCCGGTTATGCACTGGTAAACGGCCGTCGTTCTATCTACCTCTCCGTAGCAAAGAATGGTGACGCCTCTACATGGGATGTGGTACAAAAACTGAAAGCAGCTATTCCAAGATTCCAGGCACAGTTGCCAGATGATGTAAAGCTGTCTTTTGAGTTTGACCAGTCCGTATATGTGATCAACGCTGTAAAGAGTCTGATCAGTGAAGGTACAATTGGTGCAGTGCTCACTGGTCTGATGGTATTACTCTTCCTGGGTGATCCACGCGGTGCACTCATTGTAATCCTCACGATTCCCACCTCTATCATTGCGGCAGTACTCTGTCTCAAGTTAGCAGGGCAGACGATCAACATTATGACACTGAGTGGGCTTGCGCTGGCCATCGGTATATTGGTGGATGAAAGCACGGTGACGATAGAAAACATACACCAGCACCTGGATATGGGTAAGCCGAAGGGCCTCGCGATCTGGGATGCGTGTAAGGAGATCGCCTTCCCGAAACTCCTCATCCTCTTCTGTATTCTAGCCGTGTTTGCACCAGCATTTACCATGGGTGGTATCCCAGGTTCATTGTTCCTGCCACTGGCGCTTGCGATTGGTTTTGCGATGATCGTTTCTTACTTCCTGGCGCAGACCTTTGTACCTGTAATGGCCAACTGGCTTATGAAAGAACATGGTCATGGCACTCCACAGGATTACAAACCTGATGGTCTGGAAGAAGATACATGGGATGAAAAGAAAATGCTTGTTGAACATCCGCATGGTGGTCACGATGCACCGCTGACTAAATTCGATAAATTCCGTAACCGCTTTATGCGTTTCATGGAGCGTATCTTCCCGGCGCGTAAGCTGATTGTTACCGTATATATTATTGGCGGTCTGGGTCTGGTTGTATTGTTACTGAACCACATTGGTCGTGATGTATTGCCACATAGTAATGGTGGTCAGTTCCAGCTTCGTTTGCGGGCACCGGATGGTACCCGTGCCGAAGTAACAGAAGCTAAAACACTGAAGACGATCAATATGATCAGAGACCTGGTGGGTCCTGAGAATGTGTCTATCACCTCTGCTTATATCGGTCAGCACCCGGGTCTCTTCTCTACTGCACCTATCTACCTGTGGATGGCAGGTCCGCAGGAAGCAGTTATCCAGGTAGCCCTGAAAGAAGAGTATAAAACGAACATAGATGAACTGAAAGATAAGATCAGGGCAAAACTGAAACAGGTAGAGCCAGATGTGAAGCCATCATTCGAACCAATTGAACTGACTGAAAAGATCCTGAGCCAGGGTTCACCTACCCCGATCGAGGTACGGTTCTCCGGCAGAAACAGGAAACAGGCGGAACAATATGCAAATAAAATGATCGCGCGTCTGAAAGAAATTCCTTTCCTCCGCGACGTACAACTGGGACAATCTACCAAGTATCCTTCCCTGAAGATAGAGATTGACCGTTTAAGAGCATCGCAACTGGGTATTGACCTGGCGACCATCTCCCGTACCATCACGGCTTCTACATCATCTTCCCGCTATACAGAGAAAAACGTATGGGTAGATGAAAAGCAGAACCTGAGCTACAACGTACAGGTAGAGATCCCGGAAAATAAAATGACAGACATTCATGCCATCGAGGAATTACCATTACTGCCAAACAGTGCACGCCCGGTATTAGGCGATGTAGCGACCATCACACCTGATACCACACTGGGTGAAGCAGATAACCTTGGTGCGATGCCTACCCTGTCAGTAACAGCCAACCTCAATAACATTGACCTGGGTACTGCGACTACAGAGGTGAACAAAGCGATCAAATCACTGGGCGAAATGCCCCGTGGTCTGAACGTAGACCTGATAGGTCTGACATCAACGCTGACAGATACGCTGGATAGTTTGCAGAATGGTTTGGTAATAGCGATCATCGTGATCTTCCTGATGCTGGCGGCCAACTTCCAGTCCTTCAAGGTATCGGCGGTGGTACTGGCTTCCGTACCTGCAGTACTATTAGGTTCGCTCTCCCTGCTTATAATAACAGGTTCAACGCTGAACCTTCAGTCCTATATGGGTATCATCATGTCAGTGGGTGTATCGATATCCAACGCGGTATTGATGGTCACGAATGCAGAGCAGTTACGCCGTCATAATGGCGATGCATTGCTCTCTGCAAAAGAAGCTGTTGCACTGCGTCTGCGTCCGATCCTGATGACGAGTTTGGCGATGGTGGCGGGTATGATCCCGATGGCGAGTGGCCTGGGTGAAACCGGTGACCAGACATCTCCGCTGGGTCGTGCGGTAATTGGTGGTTTGATAGCCTCTACCTTTAGCACCCTCTTCTTACTACCACTGGTATTCGCATGGGCACAGGGTAAGGCAAGCACTAAGTCCGTATCACTGGATCCGGAAGATAAAGAAAGTAAAAACTATGTACCATCCTTGTATGAATAG
- a CDS encoding efflux RND transporter periplasmic adaptor subunit: MKKNIIILLCSLPAMLLLNSCGHTKGESEKESAATEAPATPVVAIQKGKLSSTLKLPGELIAFQQVDIYAKVSSFVKKLNVDVGSEVNTGDLLVTMEAPEMTAQLNAADSRLKSQEAIYLASKANYDRLYTTSLTPGTVSKNDLDQAKAKMNSDLANLEAAKSSYREVSDTRNYLEIRAPFAGIITARNVSAGAYVGPTGKGSELPIVTLQEQRKLRLVISVPESYTSYLGSNSEVNFTVKAFQGKQFTAKVNRLAGALDARLRSQRIEMDVTNNDKKLLPGMIAEVNIPMNTADSAFILPKTAVVNSTVQVFVVKVENNKAVHVPVSTGREVDGKIEVFGDLKAGDIIVATATEENRDGQEIKKTELQKDK; encoded by the coding sequence ATGAAAAAGAATATAATAATATTACTGTGCAGCTTACCCGCGATGCTGCTGTTGAACAGTTGCGGACACACAAAAGGTGAATCAGAAAAAGAAAGTGCCGCAACTGAAGCTCCGGCTACACCAGTAGTAGCCATTCAGAAAGGAAAGCTCTCATCTACCCTGAAGCTGCCGGGTGAGCTGATTGCTTTTCAGCAGGTAGATATCTATGCAAAGGTGAGCAGCTTTGTAAAGAAGCTGAATGTGGATGTAGGCTCCGAAGTAAACACCGGCGATCTGCTGGTGACCATGGAAGCACCTGAAATGACGGCTCAGCTGAATGCGGCTGATTCCCGGCTGAAATCACAGGAGGCGATTTACCTGGCCAGTAAAGCGAATTATGATCGTTTATATACGACCAGTCTTACACCAGGTACAGTGTCTAAAAACGACCTGGATCAGGCAAAGGCGAAGATGAATTCAGACCTTGCTAACCTGGAAGCAGCCAAGTCTTCTTACAGAGAAGTGTCTGATACCAGAAATTACCTGGAGATCCGTGCACCATTTGCAGGTATCATTACGGCGCGTAATGTGAGTGCGGGTGCGTATGTAGGTCCTACCGGTAAAGGTTCTGAATTACCTATCGTAACATTGCAGGAACAGCGAAAACTGCGTCTCGTTATCTCAGTGCCTGAGTCTTACACCAGCTATCTGGGTAGCAACAGTGAAGTGAATTTCACAGTAAAAGCGTTCCAGGGTAAGCAGTTCACCGCTAAGGTGAACCGTCTGGCTGGTGCGCTGGATGCAAGACTGCGTTCACAGCGTATAGAAATGGATGTGACCAATAATGACAAGAAGTTGTTGCCGGGTATGATTGCAGAAGTGAACATCCCGATGAATACAGCGGATAGCGCTTTTATTCTGCCTAAGACAGCGGTGGTGAATTCTACAGTGCAGGTGTTTGTAGTGAAGGTAGAAAATAACAAGGCGGTACATGTACCGGTATCTACGGGTCGTGAAGTAGATGGTAAGATAGAGGTGTTTGGCGATCTGAAGGCAGGTGATATTATTGTGGCGACAGCGACAGAAGAGAACAGGGATGGTCAGGAAATAAAGAAGACAGAATTACAGAAGGATAAATAA